The Pseudomonas sp. HOU2 DNA window GTCGGTGTAAGGGACGCCGAGCGTGCGCAACACTTCCATTTTCTTGGCCGTGTCTTTGCCGTCGAGCTTGTTTTCCACGAGGAACGGGTAAGCCGGCATTTTCGACTCAGGCACCACGTTGCGCGGGTTGTACAGGTGCGCACGTTGCCAGTCATCGGAGTAACGACCGCCCACGCGAGCCAGATCCGGGCCGGTACGTTTGGAACCCCACAGGAACGGGTGATCCCAGACGCTTTCACCGGCAACCGAGTAATGGCCGTAGCGTTCGGTTTCAGCGCGGAACGGCCGGATCATCTGCGAGTGGCAGCCGACACAACCGTTGGCGATATAGACGTCGCGGCCTTCCAGTTCCAGTGCCGAACGCGGCTTCATGCCTTCGACCGGCTTGTTGGTGACGTCCTGGAAGAACAGCGGAACGATCTGGGTCAGGCCGCCAATGCTGACGGCGATGACCATGAAGAAGGCCAGCAGGCCAATATTCTTCTCGACAGCTTCATGCTTCATCAGTGAGCTCCAACAACAG harbors:
- the ccoO gene encoding cytochrome-c oxidase, cbb3-type subunit II, with the protein product MKHEAVEKNIGLLAFFMVIAVSIGGLTQIVPLFFQDVTNKPVEGMKPRSALELEGRDVYIANGCVGCHSQMIRPFRAETERYGHYSVAGESVWDHPFLWGSKRTGPDLARVGGRYSDDWQRAHLYNPRNVVPESKMPAYPFLVENKLDGKDTAKKMEVLRTLGVPYTDEDIAGAKDAVKGKTEMDALVAYLQGLGTIIKSKR